In one window of Gemmatimonadota bacterium DNA:
- a CDS encoding CPXCG motif-containing cysteine-rich protein: MRDDYEEPEDGEDGDAETEATVSCPHCGESVEITLDPSGGDVQEYIEDCEVCCNPWTVRVQFGADGHADVEVTALDE, encoded by the coding sequence GGAAGACGGCGAGGACGGCGACGCCGAGACCGAAGCGACCGTGAGCTGCCCGCACTGCGGGGAGTCGGTCGAGATCACGCTCGATCCCAGCGGCGGCGACGTGCAGGAATACATCGAGGATTGCGAGGTCTGCTGCAATCCGTGGACGGTGCGCGTGCAGTTCGGCGCGGACGGCCACGCGGACGTCGAGGTGACGGCGCTGGACGAGTAG